The genomic window GATAAATACTTAATTTTACACTATCTTGATACATCAATTTCTGCCCAATTCAGAGATATGAATGAAGTTCCGACTCGGCAATGTTCTCCGAGGTTGACGTGAATGCCTCTTCCCACATGGAATGTAAAACCGGTTTCTCCGACACGACGTGAACGGCCCATAAAGTTCACGCTACTTTCATTTAGCTTATAGGCGGCTAATAGCTTGGAAACCGAAAGTTAAGCAGAGACACCCGTCAAGATGCAACTATGACAAGCGGCCATTTCACCTAGTCACCTTTAACGACGACTTGTCAACATAACCCTGCTATCGTCGGTATCGTTGTGCTTCACAGTACTCCACCTTGGTGTGGTCTAGGTGTTTAGTAGTAAGCAATGGAGGAGGGCGGACATCCCTCTGAGAAACACATGGATGAATACTTCAAGTCAATCGGACTAGTGAGGAAGAAGATCGCTAAGGATGGGTCGTGTTTGTTCCGGGCCGTGGCCGAACAGGTGGGAGATCGTACTGGACGGACTGTATTATGTCAATGCCGacatataaacaacaacaacaacaacaacaataatatcaATTATTGAAATTCATTCTACTACTCGAGCCAGCGATAAAATCTGAACAAGCTATCACTAGTTAATGTAAAGTTGATATAGAAGAGACTGAAGGACACTCAAAGGGCTGTACTGGAATGGACAATACGTTTCCATTGGTGAAGCCAAACAAGTATCACTACTTATCTGTACGGAAGTTGCCGTAAGCAACTCTGACTCATCATGTTTATGACAGTATGTCGTCTGCCTAGTTATATGAACTGTCAAATTATGTAAATCTTTGCCAATTGTGTGACGCTCCGTCGGACTCTTTCAGGTGCTGCTGTGTCAAAGTCGTCACACACAAGTCCGCGCGAGGTGTGTGGAGTTCTTgaaagagaacagagagagctATGAggcggtgagtgtgtgtgtgtgtgtgtgtgtgtgtgtgtgtgtgtgtgtgtgtgtgtgtgtgtgtgtgtgtgtgtgtgtgtgtgtgtgtgtgtgtgtgtgtgtgtgtgtgtgtgtgtgtgtgtgtgtgtgtgtttgtttgtagtaataattgtatgtgtgcgtgtagtactaattgtgtgtgtgtgtgtgtgtgtgtgtgtgtgtgtgtgtgtgtgtgtgtgtgtgtgtgtgctttaactTCGATCCTGTTTATCTTTCAGTTCATTGAAGGAGACTTTGATGAATACCTCGGCAAGATCCAAGACCCCCAGGTAAGACCTCAGAGATGAGTAAGAATTATTTTAAGGGTTGGGGTTTCTATTCCCTGTGTAGTtcagtaggtagagcaaggCACCGACACTGCATGGTTAGGGGTTGTATTCTCCTtctagctcagtaggtagagcaagATAATAGCACTGCAGGCTAAGGCTACATTCAGATCAAGTGTAGTGTGGTTAAGCTGtagtggtggaggggggagggggggggggggggggggggagttgaaaCTAAATTAACTTTTGGAGAAACCGATCAGAAGACGTTTAGCATGTTACATTAATATTGTAGCATTACGCTGTGTAACAAGCAACTGTGAAGATGGGAGATGCATCCTGCCATGAGGGAGTGGTTAAAGATCACAACCTGACGTCACACTAATGGGGCCATAAGGTGAACTCCAACATCTCCTCAGCAGTCCGCGCTTATCGCTGCATAGCTGGATTTTGTCTGATTCGGCCTTAGGGACAATAttcctgtgttgttgttgctaactgtgtgtgtgtgtgtgtgtgtgtgtgtgtgtgtgtgtgtgtgtgtgtgtgtgtgtgtgtgtgtgcagcactgGGTCGGGCAGGTGGAGATGCACGCTCTGGCTGTACTTTATGAGTAAGTCTCCTGTTAGcatcacaaaaacaaacaacaaccagGTTATTTAGTTTAAAAGTGTAGTTTAATTCTTTGCATCATGTTGATGGTggtttctctgtctccaggAGAGATTTCTGGATTTTCCAGGAACCAGGGAAACCTTTCAAGGTCACAGAACACGGTTTTAAAGATCAGGTAAGGCTCATAATAAAaatgtgttcagtgttgttacaTTTAAGCTTAACCAAGCTAGCGAGTAACACTGATCACACAAGGGGTGTGTTCCAGAGCTTGTCCCTCTGTCTATCGCCCTTTGACCCCTTCCCTCCACCCTCAAGGCAGACCAGCTGTGTCGGATAGCTTTAAGGTTTAAAAAACAAGGCAATATGATCGTCAACATTGTAATCTATGCCATTTCGCCTCGGCTACTTGAATAAGATTGTATTCTGGAGAAAGCTGCTGTAAAATTCTATGTTTTTGCCTGACTCCGCAAAAAAATGTGAATGTTCCAGTCGGCTTCAAAAAAGCAGGTACTGATCTTTTcctggatgtgtggagctccgtctgaAGAGCAGTTTATTTTTATGTCTGCGTCCCGAGTGAGGGTTAATCCTCTCAGACATCTAATAGTATAACACTTGTTCTATGTGTTATTATCCAGTATATTATAGTGTTGTGGTGGATTTGATATACCACGTTGCTCGAATAACTCTCATACACAATGACTGTGCTGAAATAAGTATCACAAAGTGGCCATGGGTCGTAACACACCCCCctccttctgagaaaactcaacaaaccaaacataaatatgtttttaatcTCATAGTGTTTGAATTCCAGCTAAAACAGTGGGTTTACTGAAACTTTCAGGGATGTTGACTAGGgatagcctggttctaccagactctcgtacttcacttcatttcatttcatttgtacagagagtctggacctaatcaattgacaaacgttaactcacttgaaggcgggtgtctgttgaagtttaaaatgattggatctgcccagtgccactctggatctgccataaccaatcgctaacgtttgattgtgacgtatgtcatgcgccgggaatcgtcctctgttcgctgattgggggccgctgtggcggcaccagaaaaccaataCATacaattacatacagcaggtccagacctagtactgaagggaaattcaaattgagcggaagtacttaggcgggcggagccaggctagacTAGGGATGGGTATCTTTGCCAATTTCCTAAATTCATTCGATTTCGATTCATAAGGTTCTGAATCGATTAATCACTATTCGATTcaatctgctcttaaataatttgtaaataataaaatacaaatgtacattattttttctcttcatcttaaacagtgcaattttgaaattagaaaggaattgcaagtgaaagtgtacttgaactacaacattccatcactgcaaattgcattaaggcattgtttattgaagtttaaaaataataataatggtaaaaataataataaaaaaaaatcgatctcATGCCCTATGATTTGATTATgcaaaaatgaaatgaaatcgatccaaaatcgattcaataattttttttacccagccctaatgTTGACATTTGATGATGtgggccaatcacaaccctCAGACTGGCTTTATTGGCGTATACCTCCTAAGCGATGATGCCCTGGTTCTGCTTCTCTAGCTGACTAGGTATTGGGACAGGTGGGTACAATACAGAACCTGTGGAGATTTAGGAAGTGAAGATGAGTGGACTGGCTATTGAAGGACCGCAGTAAAGGCAACGTAGTGAATCATGTTCAAATTTATAATGGCTATTAtgggctctgtgtctctctgtctttccaccAGGTCCAGTTGTGCTTCCTGAACGGGAACCATTATGACAGTGTGTATCCTGTCAGCCACATCCAGAATACTGCTTTCTGCCagtgtaagacacacacacacacacacacacacacacacacacacacacacacacacacacacacacacacacacacacacacacacacacacacacacacacacacacacacacacacacacccacagagagagagagaccacaccACGGTGGGTAACGGTTCCCATTAAAAACATACTGCATAGGAAGACACGCAGATCTCTGTGCTGAAACGTAAGGAGgataatatgtatgtatattaccgatttgtgtgtatatattataaaattgtgtgtgtgtgtgcacagcccTCCTGTACGAGTTGCTGTATGAGCGTGTGTTTGGTGAGCGCTGTGCGGTGGGTGCGTCCCagcgctgggggaggagctctGAGCTGACAGACGATCACATGGCCGCCTGCCCTAGCAGCGACGAATCAGAGACTGAAGACCCTCTATGGTGGgaacctgcctgtctgtctgtcggtctgtgcctctgtctttctccattGTGGGAATCTGCCTGTCTTGTCAGCCTtgatggtgtctgtctgtctctacagTGGGAACCTAcctgtccgtctttctgtctctatcgTGTATTTTAcgcgcaaatgtgtgtgtgtgtttgtgtttgacattCAGGATCGAAGAAGGACCCCCCAAGCAAGGTGGCCAGCCGAACAGGGTaagtaaggcccaatcccatttctacccctttccccttccccttcccccttccccttccccttcccccttccctttccccttcccccttccccttgccctttccccttccccttccccttcccccttccccttcccccttccccttccccttcccccttccctttccccttccccttccccttcccccttccctttccccttcccccttccccttccccctttccccttcccccttccccttgccctttccccttccccttcccccttcccctttccccttccccttccccttcgccttcccctttcccccttccccttcccctttccccttaccccttcaaaacaagggggagggggaaggggtagaaatgggattgggcctaacacTCACTGATTATGAGCAGAATAACCAGGGATCTCACACGGCAATCTATATATGGTCTTTGATGAATCAATTACACAAAGACATTCATTAATTTGGGAACTGTGTTATCAGGGGCGTGGTCGGGGGCGTGGCCGAGGGCGGGGCCtttcagagagagtgaggcgcTCCTTGAACCCCAATCTGATGAGGAATGTGCATTATGACGGCTGGCTCGCCTCCAAGAGAggtaacagacacacaaacacacacacatgcacacaaatatgtTTACACGTGTGTATTTGGTAGTTTGCTGTAACGTTTAATGTGTATTTCAGCCCAGCAGAAGATGGACTTCTGTATGGCAGCAGGAATGCAGTACTCTGAAGGAGACCGATGccaggtagtgtgtgtgtgtgcgtgtgtgtgtgtgtgtgtgtgtgtgtgtgcgtcacgtgcgtgtgtgtgactgactggTGTATTTCTCACTTCAggtgtgtctggagggaggtggGCGGAGCTACAGTGGGGCAATCAGGAAGGTGTCTCCTAGCAACGGCCCTCTCACAGTGTTTATTGAAGAGCTGGGCAAGACGTGagtagctgtctgtctgtgtctccctctctttctctgtgtctctctctctctctctctcactcgctctctctctctttcccgtgtctctctctctgtgtctctctctcactcgctctctctctcactctttctctctgtgtctctgactctgtgtctgtctgctttccgttcaaattatattcgaattacgaagttcggagtcaaagccctaacctGTACAAGTCAATGGAAACGGCTAACAGAAAACAAATGCTAACCTAGTGTGCCCCCCTTCTGGACGCACAATAGTgaatttagaattcaacaactTTGTTGAATTTGGGTCCGACAGATATCTATCGGCATACccctttaagtgtgtgtgtgtgtgtgtgtgtgtgtgtgtgtgtgtgtgtgtgtgtgtgtgtgtgtgtgtgtgtgtgtgtgtgtgtgtgtgtgtgtgtgtgtgtgtgtgtgtgtgtgtgtgtgtgtgtgtgtgtgcgcagaatGTCCGTTCCTCTGGTGAATCTGCGTCCTATGAGTGAGACCTGCTGGAAGATAGTGGCCAGCGGAGAGAAGAGGACCAATGGACAcacaccaggtacacacacacacacaccgtggcgcCTCACTCCGAGTGGCCACGCCTTGCTGTATGCGATCGCTTCCGCTCTGGGGGGGCGATCAGCTCTAGTCTGCCCTCTCTAGACAAGCGTTGACGAGTCCCTGTCACCAAATCCCCGATCATGACAACTGTCAATCAAACATTTATCAGGAAAAAGAGTAGGCTGTTACAAACAAATGAGAGCCCCTACCGCCTGTCACTTTACGGAAAGGtattgtctccctctctcagaaTGGGTGGAGGCTAAAGGCAGGGGAAGAGGCAGGCTTCTCCCGTCGgcagcgccccccccctcctccccctccaccaagGCGACGCTGCGAGGCCATCCTGGCCACATGCAGAAGCAGACCTCCTGGCCCCCCAATCCAAAGGGGGACCCGCAGGCACACAGAGCCagcaggtgggtgggtgggtgggtgggggtgtgtgtgtgtgtgtgtgtgtgtgtgtgtgtgtgtgtgtgtgtgtgtgtgtgtgtgtgtgtgtgtgtgtgtgtgtgtgtgtgtgtgtgtgtgtgtgtgtgtgtgtgtgtgtcaggtgaggAAACCCCCTCCCATTTGCCCCCAAGAAATCTTGGCTTCGAACCCATAATGTTCCTCATATTGCACGTTTCAATCCATTTGCTttttaaactttattttaaCTATACCGTTTTGTTTTGCCTGACCtttgcactattcagaattattTTGCACAATTTAGAATTAATTGATTGTAAATAttagttattttatttaattggaCCTAATTGTATCCTGCTCTCCTGATTGCACCGTGCGTCAGAGACTAATTCGATTCCTTTATTTGTCTGCCACATATTTTGGGATTGACcataaagctgactttgactttttgactttggaggaggtgtgtccatgcgtgtggGACTGAGAACAAGGCAAACTGTTTGTGAGTACctgcctgactgtgtgtgtgtttgtgtgtgtgtgtgtgtgtgtgtgtgtccagggggaGGTCGGCCACCTGTGGGGACCTGCAGGTGACTGGGGAGGACTCccgggaggacgaggacgaggaggaggagctgaaggcagctctgctGGAGATCCAGCTCAGAGACGAGGACAACTTCCCAGCGCTGGCGGTCAGCCCCCACCACACTTTTGTTGTTGTCCATTTGTTTCTGTTATGTTTGATttcttatatatattatatatagtacgTCCGACAACGGAaagatggtgtttgtgtgtgtgggattgaaCTGAAGgatgtctttttttcttttatgtttttACAGGCAGTTGCCCGTGGGAATggtgggaagaggaggggaggagaggggatgagtcAACTGAAGAGCGGAGTCACTGTACGTAACCCCAGGGCAACGCAAAAACCATCATCATGATGCTGTGACTATGTATTCGTCTGCTAGTGGTGGTTTGCTACCAATCTGTAAAGAACTCAACTTGATAAGCTATGGGTTCCACTACACTTCCTTGCATGTTTGTTGGTTCTAGGTTCAGCTATGGTTCACTTCCTAGCTTCCTGCTCAGTTCTGGTTTCCGTTCTGGGTTCGATTTACAGTACTGCAGTCAGCACTGACTGGCTGTTCTTTGTTCTGATTGGGTACTGCAGTCAGCACTGACTGGCTGTTCTTTGTTCTGATTGGGTACTGCAGTCAGCACTGACTGGCTGTTCTTTGTTTTGATTGGGTACTGCAGTCAGCACTGACTGGCTGTTCTTTGTTCTGATTGGGTACTGCAGTCAGCACTGACTGGCTGTTCTTTGTTCTGATTGGGTACTGCAGTCAGCACTGACTGGCTGTTCTTTGTTCTGATTGGGTACTGCAGTCAGCACTGACTGGCTGTTCTTTGTTCTGATTGGGTACTGCAGTCAGCACTGACTGGCTGTTCTTTGTTCTGATTGGGTACTGCAGTCAGCACTGACTGGCTGTTCTTTGTTCTGATTGGGTACTGCAGTCAGCAATGACTGGCTGTTCTTTGTTTTGATTGGCTACTGCAGTCAGCACTGACTGGCTGTTCTTTGTTCTGATTGGCTACTGCAGTGCTTTCATCGGTCTGCAGTCGGTAACATTCCTCCTTCTTTGATCCTACAGACCGGTCAGAAGGATGCACCCCCCCTGGttgaggtccccagttcaagcCCTTCCTCCAGCCCTCCCACCCTACCGGAACACCCGGGCCCCGCCCCTACCACCTGGTTGGCCACTGTCAAGGCCCCGCTGCTCACTCAGAacaccaccttcacctccacctcccgccccctcggggctgctgctgctgctgctgctgttgctccGCCCGCTGCCACGGCCCCCACTGCTGAACGCAgcgtcccctcccccctccccaccacccccaccacccccagctcctcctcctctccacccgtCTTCATCACTCCTGTAGCCCCGCCTCCGGGTGGCCTCTCCCACGCCTCCACCCCTTCCTCGCCCTCCTCTACCCCTCCCCAGTCTTCCTCCTCgagctccccccacccctcctcccgtcCCGATCGCCCCGCCGCAGGTGAGATGTTCATCAGTCCGCCCGAAGGGCTAATGTCCGCTAACCCGCCGTCCACAGATCCCTGTGATGATCGTGTTATTTTGTCGTAACCGTGTAGACGTCCATGAAAGGGTGTGAACCATTAGTCATTTCTTTTGATTGGTAAAGACAAATCCGAGGTGTCTCAGGGATAGGCAAACTGACGCTTGTTCTCTCAATCCTTGTCTTCTCTGCAGATGTGATGAACACGGCTCGACACATGCAGCTCCCCGCAGCATACGTGTCCAATCCCCCATCACCCCAAAATGTAGTACCCAGCAACCCTCCACCCCAAACCTCCTCACCTCGAGACCCTACAGCTCCCACCGCTGCGCCCCAAACCCCTCTGCCACAGCCCTCTGTACCCCGTCTAGTACACGTCATCCCTATACCCCAACACTCGGTGCCTGAGCCTTCCGTACCCCAACATTCTGTAACTGAGCCCTGTGTCCCCCACCAGCCTGTAGCCCAGCCCTGTGTaccccaacaccctggaccccagCCCTATGAACCCCCAAATCCTGTACCTGAGCCCTATGTCCCCCAACACCCTGTACCCCAACACCCTGTACCTGAGCCCTGTGTCCCCCAACACCCTGTCCCCCAACACCCTGTCCCCCAACACCCTGTACCCCAACATCCTGTACCTGAGCCCTGTGTCCCCCAACACCCTGTACCCCAACATCCTGTACCTGAGCCCTGTGTCCCCCAACACCCTGTCCCCCAACACCCTGTGCCTGAGCCCTGTGTCCCCCAACACCCTGTCCCCCAACACCCTGTACCTGAGCCCTGTGTCCCCCAACACCCTGTACCCCAACACCCTGTGTCTGCGCCCTGTGTCCCCCAACACCCTGTCCCCCAACATCCTGGAGCCCAACACCCTGTACCCCAACACCCTTTACCTGAGCCCTTCGTCCCCCAACACCCTGGAGCCCATCCCTCTGCACCCCAACACCCTCAGCTGCAGGCGTACAATCCCGTACCAGGTCAGACGCCTCCGGCCTCCCAAGCCTCGGCAGActccccgccccgcccctcccacctcccggTCCAGCCTccttaccctccccccccccagcataccctcagcgcctcctcctcctcctggcccgaGCCGAGCCAAGGAGGCGTCCCCCTGCAGCAGCTCTCCCAGCTCTACCAGGACCCCCTCTACCCTGGCTTCCCTGTGGGGGCCGCAGGCGAAATGGTGCCCAACCCGGCCTACTCCTCCAGCAAGTCCGGAGATGACCTGCCACGCGGTGAGAACATgacgggggaggtggtggaggtgatcgAGGCGATGGTAaagggtggtgggtggtggagttggtgaacgaggaggagatgggggagagaggggcggggcttgggcGGGAGGAGACGGCGGTACAACAAAGCAACTAGCGACAGTTAGCTGCCTGCTTCGCCTCCTACGCTGTCCGCCGTTGGTCATGTTGTCCTCCTCCGATCTCTCCGCAGATGTCAACGTCCTCCGGTGGTTCTTCAACCTGGGAGTCAAGGTAGGCCCGGTCCCCATGCTCAGCCCACCCGTCAGATGTAGAGCCGTAATAACGACATCTCAGACATAGAGCTTCAATCTCAATGTTCAGTCAAtaagtgctgctgctgcacagtGTGATAACGGctgcgtgtcccccccccccccccctacccaggCCTACTCCAACCCCATGTTCCAGCCCTACATGTACCTGCTGCCCCTTCAGCAGTCCCACGCCATGCACCCCCCTCCCCGGGGCCCCTCCCCACAGGGcgcacacccctcccccccgccgccctggCAACAAGCGACTCCGCCGGGCCACCCGTCGGGGTACCCCTCCCCGGGCCCTGGGCCCCGGTACCCTGGCCCTCAGTCTCCAGGGCTCCAGCTCTACCCCTCAGACCGGCAGCAGTCTCCCCAAGGCAGGTCTCCCGGCCCTGGCCCCCGACACCCAGAGGGCTACGGCGCTACCGGAGGGAGCAGAGCCAACGCACCCTCTGAAACCATGTTGGCCGGCGTTGGATCACCTGCAGGTAGGAGCTCCACTGGGGGTTGCTATATATTCTACGGGACTGGTTGCTATAGTGACAGTAGCGGTGTGTTCTACGGGGATGGTTGCTATATATTCTACGGGGCTGGTTGCTATAGTTACAGTAGCGGTGTGTTCTAGGGGGCTGGTTGCTATAGTTACAGTAGCGGTGTGTTCTACGGGGATGGTTGCTATAGTGACAGTAGTGGTGTGATCTCCAGGGCTGGTTGCTATAGTTACAGTAGTGGTGTGTTCTATAGGGCTGGTTGCTATAGCTACAGTAGTGGTGTATTCTGCGGGATGGTTGCTATAGTTACAGTAGTGGTGTGCTCTACAGGGATGGTTGCTATAGTTACAGTAGTGGTGTGTTCTACAGGATAATAATAGTTACATTATTGGTGTGTTCTACAGGATGGTCGCTATAGTTACAGTAGTGGTGTGTTATACAGGGCTGGTTGCTATAGTTATAGTAGTGGTTTGTTCTACGGGGCTGGTTGCTATAGTTACAGTAGTGGTGTGTTCTACAGGGCTGGTTGCTATAGTTACAGTAGTGGTGTGTTCTACGGGGCTGGTTGCTATAGTTACAGTAGTGGTGTGTTCTACCGGGCTGGTTGCTATAGCTCCACTAATGGTTGCTGTTGTTACAGAGGTAGTGTTGGTCGttaaagtgtctgtgtgttgtcctCCAGCAGGTGTGCTGGCTGACCAGGGTTACCATGGTCAGAGACAGGTTCTCCTGCTCGACCCTCCAATGAACAACATGCCCATCGTAagaacgcacgcatgcacgcacgcacacacgtagatatgcatgcatatattcaatgcattaaaaaaaaatgtttgtccCTTCCTTCAGTGGGTCCCTGAACCCAAATTCCAGGACTCCATGGTTGCCGGGACGTCAACGCCCCATGGCAACTGcgtccccccaccccactaCGGCGCGTTCGCCAACACACCCAACAGCAATCAACATGGCAACCAATACCATGGTTTCCATGGCCACtatcacaacaacaaccagaTGACCAATCCAAGTGAGGGGTTCGGTCACATGGCGTCGGGGCCCGGCGTGGGCGTGGAGCCCTGGAAGGGGCCGGAGTTCgggtcaaccaatcagagggccAGGAGGGTTTACCATcagtcgaggggggggggagcggagcGGCCGGGGAGGAGCGGTAGGGGGGGCAGGCAGCGCTATGCGCCACACTACGGCCAGTACGGCAGGGGTCAGagctactaccaccaccacccccagctccCTGGGCAGTGACTTGCTTCCTGTTG from Gadus morhua chromosome 17, gadMor3.0, whole genome shotgun sequence includes these protein-coding regions:
- the otud4 gene encoding OTU domain-containing protein 4 isoform X1, with product MEEGGHPSEKHMDEYFKSIGLVRKKIAKDGSCLFRAVAEQVLLCQSRHTQVRARCVEFLKENRESYEAFIEGDFDEYLGKIQDPQHWVGQVEMHALAVLYERDFWIFQEPGKPFKVTEHGFKDQVQLCFLNGNHYDSVYPVSHIQNTAFCQSLLYELLYERVFGERCAVGASQRWGRSSELTDDHMAACPSSDESETEDPLWIEEGPPKQGGQPNRGRGRGRGRGRGLSERVRRSLNPNLMRNVHYDGWLASKRAQQKMDFCMAAGMQYSEGDRCQVCLEGGGRSYSGAIRKVSPSNGPLTVFIEELGKTMSVPLVNLRPMSETCWKIVASGEKRTNGHTPEWVEAKGRGRGRLLPSAAPPPSSPSTKATLRGHPGHMQKQTSWPPNPKGDPQAHRASRGRSATCGDLQVTGEDSREDEDEEEELKAALLEIQLRDEDNFPALAAVARGNGGKRRGGEGMSQLKSGVTTGQKDAPPLVEVPSSSPSSSPPTLPEHPGPAPTTWLATVKAPLLTQNTTFTSTSRPLGAAAAAAAVAPPAATAPTAERSVPSPLPTTPTTPSSSSSPPVFITPVAPPPGGLSHASTPSSPSSTPPQSSSSSSPHPSSRPDRPAADVMNTARHMQLPAAYVSNPPSPQNVVPSNPPPQTSSPRDPTAPTAAPQTPLPQPSVPRLVHVIPIPQHSVPEPSVPQHSVTEPCVPHQPVAQPCVPQHPGPQPYEPPNPVPEPYVPQHPVPQHPVPEPCVPQHPVPQHPVPQHPVPQHPVPEPCVPQHPVPQHPVPEPCVPQHPVPQHPVPEPCVPQHPVPQHPVPEPCVPQHPVPQHPVSAPCVPQHPVPQHPGAQHPVPQHPLPEPFVPQHPGAHPSAPQHPQLQAYNPVPGQTPPASQASADSPPRPSHLPVQPPYPPPPQHTLSASSSSWPEPSQGGVPLQQLSQLYQDPLYPGFPVGAAGEMVPNPAYSSSKSGDDLPRDVNVLRWFFNLGVKAYSNPMFQPYMYLLPLQQSHAMHPPPRGPSPQGAHPSPPPPWQQATPPGHPSGYPSPGPGPRYPGPQSPGLQLYPSDRQQSPQGRSPGPGPRHPEGYGATGGSRANAPSETMLAGVGSPAAGVLADQGYHGQRQVLLLDPPMNNMPIWVPEPKFQDSMVAGTSTPHGNCVPPPHYGAFANTPNSNQHGNQYHGFHGHYHNNNQMTNPSEGFGHMASGPGVGVEPWKGPEFGSTNQRARRVYHQSRGGGAERPGRSGRGGRQRYAPHYGQYGRGQSYYHHHPQLPGQ
- the otud4 gene encoding OTU domain-containing protein 4 isoform X2, encoding MEEGGHPSEKHMDEYFKSIGLVRKKIAKDGSCLFRAVAEQVLLCQSRHTQVRARCVEFLKENRESYEAFIEGDFDEYLGKIQDPQHWVGQVEMHALAVLYERDFWIFQEPGKPFKVTEHGFKDQVQLCFLNGNHYDSVYPVSHIQNTAFCQSLLYELLYERVFGERCAVGASQRWGRSSELTDDHMAACPSSDESETEDPLWIEEGPPKQGGQPNRGRGRGRGRGRGLSERVRRSLNPNLMRNVHYDGWLASKRAQQKMDFCMAAGMQYSEGDRCQVCLEGGGRSYSGAIRKVSPSNGPLTVFIEELGKTMSVPLVNLRPMSETCWKIVASGEKRTNGHTPEWVEAKGRGRGRLLPSAAPPPSSPSTKATLRGHPGHMQKQTSWPPNPKGDPQAHRASRGRSATCGDLQVTGEDSREDEDEEEELKAALLEIQLRDEDNFPALAAVARGNGGKRRGGEGMSQLKSGVTTGQKDAPPLVEVPSSSPSSSPPTLPEHPGPAPTTWLATVKAPLLTQNTTFTSTSRPLGAAAAAAAVAPPAATAPTAERSVPSPLPTTPTTPSSSSSPPVFITPVAPPPGGLSHASTPSSPSSTPPQSSSSSSPHPSSRPDRPAADVMNTARHMQLPAAYVSNPPSPQNVVPSNPPPQTSSPRDPTAPTAAPQTPLPQPSVPRLVHVIPIPQHSVPEPSVPQHSVTEPCVPHQPVAQPCVPQHPGPQPYEPPNPVPEPYVPQHPVPQHPVPEPCVPQHPVPQHPVPQHPVPQHPVPEPCVPQHPVPQHPVPEPCVPQHPVPQHPVPEPCVPQHPVPQHPVPEPCVPQHPVPQHPVSAPCVPQHPVPQHPGAQHPVPQHPLPEPFVPQHPGAHPSAPQHPQLQAYNPVPGQTPPASQASADSPPRPSHLPVQPPYPPPPQHTLSASSSSWPEPSQGGVPLQQLSQLYQDPLYPGFPVGAAGEMVPNPAYSSSKSGDDLPRDVNVLRWFFNLGVKAYSNPMFQPYMYLLPLQQSHAMHPPPRGPSPQGAHPSPPPPWQQATPPGHPSGYPSPGPGPRYPGPQSPGLQLYPSDRQQSPQGRSPGPGPRHPEGYGATGGSRANAPSETMLAGVGSPAGVLADQGYHGQRQVLLLDPPMNNMPIWVPEPKFQDSMVAGTSTPHGNCVPPPHYGAFANTPNSNQHGNQYHGFHGHYHNNNQMTNPSEGFGHMASGPGVGVEPWKGPEFGSTNQRARRVYHQSRGGGAERPGRSGRGGRQRYAPHYGQYGRGQSYYHHHPQLPGQ